The Pseudoalteromonas tunicata genome segment CGATTAAAAGCGCACCAACGCCTGTTTTGCTGGTTGATTTTTCAGCGCCGTGTACACTTGATTTTCAATACAATGATCAGCAGCTAATCAATATTGTACGTCACGCAACCAGTGATTTTTCGCGCTGGGACGCTTTGCAAAGTTTATTTATAAAACATATAAAGCACGCCATTAATTCTGAAGATACCCAAGAGCAGAGCCTGCCATACGAAATTCTGCAGTTATTAAAGTGGATTGTGAACCACCCACAATTAGATAAACAGCTAATTTCTGAACTCTTAAAGTTACCAAGTTTTGATACCATCGCATCACAATTTACAGTTATCCCCGTAGATCAAATAATTACGGTAGTACAAACATTTGAGCTGCAAATATCGATTGCGCTTCAGGCTGATTTTATTTCTTTATATCGTCAACAAAACGATGGCGGACAACTAACGGCCTTAGCTGTAGGTCAGCGAGCATTCAAAGGTATGTGTATCTACTACCTTGCCAAAACAGCTACAGATGAAATTGATAAAATACTTCAAGCTCAATGTGATAGTGATAATATGACCGATGTCCTTGCTGCGTTAACAGCCCTGGTTTTGGCCAATCATTCGCTTGCAACGGCAATGCTTGCTCAGTTTGAACTAAAATGGCAACGAGACACGTTAGTAATGGACAAATGGCTTGCATTAAATGCGATGTTAAATGCGCCTAATGTTGTTGAGCATATCAAACAGTTATATCAGCATCCTCATTTCGATATTGCCAATCCAAACAGGGTGCGTGCGTTGGTCAGTAGCTTTGCACAATTTAATAGTCAATATTTTCATGCTGTTGATGGCTCTGGTTATCAACTATTAGCAGACTTATTGATTCAACTTAATAAGATTAATCCACAAAATGCATCTCGGATGATAACGCCTTTGATGAGTTGGAAAAAACTTGATACTACAAGGCAAAAGTTGGTTAAAAAGCAGTTAGACAGATTGCAACAGCTTGAAAATTTAAGTCCGGACCTTTTTGAAAAAGTAACAAATGCATTGAAATAAACATCATGTTTGAATTTTTTTTTACTATTAATTTAAGTTATGAAAAGTGCCTTGGTTATTATCATGGCACGATTAAACAGATTCAAGTGACCTCAGATGAGGGGAAAAAAATAAGGTTACCTGCTGAACGATTTCGACCTTTTATCACATCAATTGGGATCCGAGGAAGATATAGACTAAGGTTAACCGAAACCCATCAATTCATTAGCTTAGAAAAGATAGGGTGAAGACATAAAAATCTGATAAAACGATAAAAAAGTTACGTTTTTGTTAAAAGAGTTTTGTGTTATGAGCTTTTCAAGTGTATAAATTAGCTGGTACGATGTCAGACCAATGTTAAAAATACATTTTGAATAACGATAAAAATAATTTGTATCTTGAAACCTTGGAAATTAACTGTAATGATTTCTTTTGTTACAAGCACACTAAAAACAATAACTTGATCACTAAGTGACCCGTTACAAGGGGGAGATAAAATGATAAAAAGACCTCTTTTTGTCAAAAATAAGCTAGCGTTGGGAATTACCGCTGCCTGTCTGGCTTTTTCTAGCCAACACCTTTCAGCCGCTAGTTTTCAACTCGGTGAATTTGACGTAACTTTTGACTCTACATTTTCGTATGGCGCAAGCATGCGAGTAGAAGAAAGGGATTTTGCGCAAATTGGTAAAAGTAACCATCCACGTTTTGATTGGACTGGTTATAACGCAGCATATAATACAATTTATTCCTCATCGGATGTTTGGGCGCAGCCTGGCAGTTATTCCAATAATGGTGATGCGGGTAATTTAAACTTTGATAAAGGTGATACGTTTTCACAATTATTAAAGGGCACTCACGAACTCAATATCAGAAAAGATAATTTCGGTTTCTTTACTCGTTTCATGTATTTTTATGATTTAGAGTTGATGGATGGGGACCGCGCATATTCTAATCCTACTTCTGGTAAGCAAGTAGATCCATGCGCTGATAAACAAGCCAAAGAGCAAGTCTGTACAGATTTACGCTTACTTGATGCATTTGCTTATGCTGACTTTGATTTAAATGATGGTCAAAATCCATTGTCTATTCGTATCGGTCAGCAAGTTGTTAACTGGGGTGAAAGTACGCTTATTTCTCATGGTATCAATGTTAACCCCGTTGATATTGATCGTTTAAAAGCACCTGGTGCTGAATTAAAAGAAGCGTTTATCCCAGTAGGCGTAGTTTGGGCTTCATTAGGTTTAACAGAAAACCTTACTTTAGAAGCTTATTATCAATATCAGTGGAATGAAACACGGTTACCAGTGACTGGTACTTATTTCTCTACCAATGACTTTGCTTCTGTGAACGGTTATCAAAGTAATGTTCAATTAGGCTTTACTTCAAATCCTGATATTGATTTAGAACATTTAACAACCAATCTTAATTCTTTGTATGCACAGTGGGGCGCAGCCCTACAAGCACAAGGAATTGAACCGCAAAGTGCAGCTGCGCAAAAATTACTTGCCAATATGTATCTTGCTTACCCAACAAAAGTTGCTTTAAAAGGCAAGGGTGATGCAGGGATTAAAGAGCCAAGTGATTCAGGCCAATTTGGTGTTAAGTTAGGTTGGTTTTCCCCTGAGTTAAACGATACTGAATTTGCACTCTACTATATTAATTACCACAGCAGTCGCCCTTTGATTTCTGGTCAAGCATCTGATTTTACTCAAGCTTCTTTAGCTAAAGATTTAAATATGATTGCGACGACTAAAATTACTGAAGATAATGTCACTCAACTAGGTGCATTTACCAAAGCAATTTTAGAATACCCAGAAGATATCAAACTATTTGGTTTGAGTTTTAATACTAATGTTGGAAATACAGCCTTTGCCGGTGAATTTGCTTATCGCCAAGATGAACCACTGCAAATTGATGACGTAGAGTTGTTATACGCAGGTATGGCAGAGCAACTAGCTGTTGCGGGTATTCGCCCTGAGTTTGCTGAAATTTCTCAAATTGAAACGGTTGCGCCAGGCTCAATTGCAAAAGGGTATGTCACATCTGATACGATGCAATTACAATTTACTGCAACCCATTTATTTGGTCCGTCTTTAGGTGCTGATAGCTGGGCATTATTAGGTGAGATTGGTGGTGTGACCATCAATGATATGCCTTCGTATGATGAAATGCGCTTAAATGTTGCTGGTACTGGTCGCTCAGGCACTATGGTTGGTGTTGCTGGCCAAGACTACACCTTGTTACACCAAGCTGTTTCTAATGGTGTTGAAACTAATCCTTTCCCGTCAGCATCTGCTTGGGGTTATCGCTTAGTGGCAAAAGGGGATTACAACAATGTTTTCTCTGGCGTAAACTTCTCACCACGTGTGGTTTTCTCTCATGATGTGAACGGTATTACACCAGATCCTATGTACTTATTTGTTGAAGATCGTAAGTCATTGGGTATTAATATGAACTTCAATTATCAAAACGCATGGTCGGTAGATTTTAGCTACAACAGTTTCTGGGGTGGTGGTCAAACAAATAATTTCGCTGATCGTGATTATGTTTCTTTCAATATTAAATATTCTATCTAAGGGTATATATATGATTAAAAAACCTACCCTAATCGCCGTTGCTCTTTGTAGCTTATTTGCTTCAAGTGCTGCAATGGCTAAATTAACGCCAGAGGAAGTTGCGCGTTTAGGTGCTGATTTAACACCTCTTGGTGCTGAAAAGGCGGGCAATGCAGATGGCTCAATTCCTTCTTGGGAAGGCGGCATTACTAAAACGCCAGAAAATTATACTGTTGGCATGCACCACCCAGATCCTTTTAAAGCAGACGCAGTGCAATTTACAATTGATAAAAGTAATTTAGATAAATACAAATCACTTTTATCGCCGGGTCAAATTGCGATGTTTGAAACATATCCAGAAACGTTCAAAATGAATGTGTATCAAACTCGTAGAAGTGCGTCATACCCACAGTTTATTTATGATGCAACAAAGCAGTATTCAGTTAATGCTGAGCTAATAGAAGAAGGTAATGGAATTAAAAATACCGCTATCGGTATTCCTTTCCCAATCCCTAAAACGGGCCTTGAAGTAATTTGGAACCATATTTTACGTTATCGAGGTTTATCAATTCAACGTTTTGGTGGTCAAGCAGCTCCAACTGCATCTGGCGACTACAACATGGTTGGTTTTGATGAGCAGCTATTAGTTAAGTATTCTGAGCCAACAGCAACACCTGAATCATTACAAGCATCTAATATCTTGTTTAAATTCAAACAAGCTGTAACGGAGCCTGCACGTCTTGCGGGTACTGCGTTGTTAGTACATGAGACAATGGACCAAATTCTAACACCTCGCCAAGCTTGGACTTACAATACTGGCCAACGTCGTGTTCGTCGTGCTCCTAATGTTGCTTATGACGCACCAGGTACAGCATCAGATAGTTTGCGTACAACGGATGACTTCGATATGTTTAATGGTTCACCTAACCGTTACAAGTGGGAGTTAAAAGGTAAGCAAGAGATGTATATTCCTTACAATAGCTACAAGCTACACAGTAATGAATTAAAGTATGCAGATATTTTGAAGCCTGGTCATATTAATCCTGACTATGTACGCTATGAAAAACACCGCGTTTGGGTGGTTGAGGCGAATCTAAAAGAAAGTACTCGCCATATCTATAAAAAACGCGTCTTTTTCATTGATGAAGATAGCTGGCAAATCCACATTGCAGACTTATACGATAACCGTGATCAACTGTATCGTGTCGCGATGGCCCATGGTGTTAACTATTATGAAGTACCGACACACTGGAGTACTTTAGATGTTTACCATGATTTAAATTCACGTCGTTACTTAGCGATTGGCTTAGATAATGAAGAGAAAATGTATGATTTTTCTCAGTCATTTAATGATAATGAATTTACGTCCAACGCCCTTCGTAGAGAAGGTCTTAGATAAACTCTACGGCCCGTTAAGGGCCGTTTTTTTTGGTCAAGTTTATATATGAAGTTTTTACTAAATATTGTTTTATTGTGTTGCTCGATTAGCGTCTTTGCCAATGATCTTTCTCCAAAAGCCGCTGTGATCTCCCCAAGAGCAGATAAAACCTTGCTTACTGATATAGTTAAAACTAACGCAGGGTTAGTTGTAGTAGGTAAGCATGGAGTGATTTTAACAAGTGCTGATGGTGAAACTTGGCTGCAGGCTGCTGTGCCTGTGCAAACTTTATTAACGTCAGTTTTTTTTATCGATGCTGAGCATGGCTGGGCCACAGGGCATGATGCAACTATTTTAGCAACGCAAGACGGTGGGCTTACTTGGCAAATACAGCACAATCAACCTGAGCTTGATAAGCCTTTGCTAGATATTTTGTTTAAAGATAAAAGCAATGGCATTGCTATTGGTGCTTATGGTTTATTCTATCGCACCCGTGATGGTGGAATGCACTGGCAGTCTGAATTTCAAACATCGTTATTATTTGATGAAGATAAAGATTTTCTTGCTGAGTTAAAAGAAACTAACCCAGAGGGTTATTTAAATGAAATTCAAGCGATTTTGCCACATTTGAATCAAGTTACTGCTACTAAAGATCAACTTATTATGGTGGGTGAGCAAGGTCTTTTGGCAACCAGCCTAGATTTTGGTATTACTTGGGAACGGTTAGATGAAATTTATCCGGGTTCTTTTTTTGATGTCAAAGAATTAATCAATGGCGATTGGTTGGCTGCTGGTTTACGTGGAAATGTTTTTCTATCGACTGACCAAGGTGAAAACTGGCAATCTCTCGATAATAGTAGCCATGCTACCATCAATAAAATAATTGTTACGAATACAGGCGCATTATTACTGGCTAATAATGGTGTAATGGTTCATTACGTTGAAAATCAATTAAAAGTAAAACAATTTCATGATGCTAAAGCACTGGTTTCGGGCGCTATACTTGGCAACAAACTCGTTTTAGCCAGTGAAGTTGGGATTAAACTCGAGGAGTTAAAATAGAAATGGAAAGGTTGTTAACTCGGATTGAGTCAGTTGTATTCCGTCATCGTTTATCTGTTATTTTACTGTTTATTGTAGCCAGTTGTTATTTGATGTTTCAAGCGAGTCAGATCAAGCTTGATGCCTCTTTTAATAAAAATATCCCACTAAATCATGAATACATGAAAGTGTATTTAAAGCACGAAAAGCAGTTTGGTGGTGCTAACAGTGTGCTTATCTCAGTGTGTGATGCACGAGGAGATATTTTTAATCCTGAGTTTTTTGCTCAATTAAAATCAGTCCATGATCAGTTGTACTTTATACCTGGAGTTAATCGACCTTTAGTACAATCAATTTTTTCACCAAGTGCCCGATTTGTTGAAGTGGTCGAAGATGGTTTTGCCGGTGGTCCAATTATTCCTGCTAACTTTGTGCCTGATGAAGCGGGTCTTGCCAAAGTAAAAGAAAATATTGAAAAAGCAAATATTGTTGGTCGCATGATTGCCAGTGATTATTCATGTGCCATGGTTACCACTCAGTTAATGGAGGTTGATCCTAGTACACAAGAGCCACTTGATACCCTTGCGCTTGCAAACAAATTAGAAACTGAAATTCGCGGTAAATTTACCACTGATAATGTATCAATTCATATCATTGGTTTTGCGAAAATGGCTGGTGATATTGCTGATGGTGCTAAAGGTGTCGTGCTGTTTTTCCTAATAGCTATCGCTTTCACTTTTGTCATGGTTTGGTTGTTTTGTAAAAGCTTAACCTTGACTATTTTACCGGTAGTTTGTTCGCTTATTGCTGTTGTCTGGCAGTTAGGTTTATTGTCTCAACTTGGCTTTGGCCTCGACCCAATGTCTATTTTGGTGCCTTTTTTAGTGTTTGCGATTGGTGTGAGTCATGGTGTTCAGATGATCAACGCAATTGGTAAAAAAGTGACTGAAGGTTTTAGCAGTAAAATGGCCGCAGAAGCGAGCTTTCGTAGTTTACTCATTCCTGGTGGAATTGCGTTGCTATCTGACACGGTAGGCTTTTTGACACTACTTTCTATTGATATCGGAATAATCCGTGAACTTGCTATTACTGCCAGTCTCGGTGTTGCGGTTATTATTTTTACTAATCTTGTATTATTGCCTGTTCTTGCCTCTTATATTTCTGAGAAAAAAATAGCCTCAAAACAGGGCTCTTCAGCGCAGTTTGATGTTTTTCGAGAAATCCTGGTTAAAGCAACCGATAAAAAAGTCGCACGCTATATCTTATTCTTTACCGTTATTTTATTTGGGCTTGGCATGTGGCAAGCGCAAAAAATGCGGATAGGGGATTTGCATGCGGGTGCGCCATCATTACATCAGGATGCGCGTTATAACCAAGATACGTTTTTAATCACAGATCGCTACACCATTACTGTTGATATTTTAAAGGTATTGGTCGAAGCCTCACCAGAAGCCTGTACTTTTCACGATACTATGGATCGCATCGATCGGTTTCAATGGCGCATGGAAAATGTAGCAGGCGTTCAGTCTATTGTTTCGCTAAGCTCGGTGGCCCAAGCTGTTAATGCCGGTTATAACGAAGGTAATTTGAAATGGCAAACCTTGCCACGTAATACTTCTTCACTGGTACAAGCAACTTCTCGTGTAGAGACAAGCTCTGGGTTACTCGATGGTAACTGTAGTGTGATGCCATTGATTATTTTCATGGAGGATCATAAAGCTGAAACGATTGAGCGTGTAATTGATGCGGTGAAACGTTATTCGTTAGAAGAGCAAACAGATGAGCTACAATTTAAGCTTGCATCAGGCCCTGTTGGTGTTATGGCTGCAACCAATGAATCTGTTGCCGCTGCTCAGCTTCCTATGATGCTTTATGTCTATGGTGCCGTAATTGCGTTATGTTTAGTGAGTTTTCGCTCTGTAAGAGCCACAATCGCTGTTGTATTACCTTTGTATGTTGTTTCAACGCTTGCACAAGCGCTGATGGTGCATTTAGAAATAGGGTTAACGGTTTCTACATTGCCTGTTATCGCTTTAGGTGTGGGTATTGGTGTTGATTATGGTATCTATATTTTATCATCAATGAGTCAACAATTACGTGAAGGTATGTCACTGACGCAAGCATATCGCAATGCGTTAGTGGAACGTGGTAGTGCAGTGTTATTCACAGGGATCACCCTTGCGGTGGGTGTCAGTACCTGGGTATTTTCAGATCTTAAGTTCCAAGTTGATATGGGAATATTATTGACCTTTATGTTTTTAGTAAACATGTTGGCCGCAATACTTATTTTGCCTGCAATTGGAACATTGTTATGGCCTGAAAATAAAAAAAATAGTGAATAATTGTGTTAAGAAATGGCCATAATAGGCCATTTATATCTATATTTTGTGAATAGTTGGCCAACGGTTTGAAATTTTAAGTCATTGGCCGAAAAAAACTATTTATATCAGTCGCAAAAGAGTTAGAATTCGCGGTGACTCCACGCTAATTTTATGGCTGTACAATAGCTACCGTTCACAGGTGGTATAGATAAGGAACACATAATGACACGAAACGAAGGTCACACCTCAGTACTGTTGGATAATGTTTGTAAATTAATCCAAAAAAAAGTGCATGCTCCAAATGTGTCGCTCGTTGAAAATTTCGCCAAAACCTTGTACAGCAACATGTCGAAAGAGGATTTGGCAAGACGTAACGACAGTGATTTATATGGTGCAGTACTGAGTTTATGGAACTCTCTTGAGGGACATACATCGGACGACGTACTGATCCGCGTTTTTAACCCAGAGCTTGCAATAAACGGTTGGCACTCTTCTCACACAATCGTTGAAATCATCGCAAAAGATATGCCTTTCTTAGTAGATTCAGTAAGAATGGCCCTTATTCGTGAAAATATTGCCTCTCACCTATTACTTCATTGTCCACTCAAAATCCAACGTAATGCCGATAACACAATTTCGGGTATTACTTCATTGAAAAGTGAGCAGGATTCAAGTTCGACTAAAACAGTTTTCTTCATTGAAATAGACCGCCAAACTGATAAAAAAGCCATCGCTTCGATTGCTGCTGAGTTAGAGTCTGTTTTATTGGACGTTTCGGTTGCGGTTCAAGATTGGCAAGCAATTAAAGGCAAGTTAATTGAAGTAACCAAAGATATTCCAAATCGTAAAGGTAAAAACAGTGCTGATGAAATTCAAGAGACTGTTGAATTCTTAGATTGGTTAGCACGTGATAATTTTACGCTGATGGGTTATCGCCAATACGATTTATTACCTATACAAGGCGATTACCAATTAAAAGGTGTTACAGGCTCAAGCTTGGGTATGATGAAAAACTCAGTGGAAGAAAAGGTCCGCTTGTTATCTGACCTACCTGAAATTGCCCGTAAAGAAGCACATAGCGATAATTTACTTATCCTTACTAAAACAAATTCAGTATCACGCGTTCATCGTCCTGCGTATATCGATTATATCGGTGTTAAGCGTTTTGATAACAAAGGTAATGTTATAGGTGAAGACCGTTTTATTGGTTTATTTTCATCAAACTTCTATAACAATAGCGCCGCTGATGTCCCTGTATTAAAAAGTAAAATCAATCGCATTCTTGAATTATCTGATTTTGCTAAAGGAACTCATGCCTATAAAGCGGTACTCAATATTTTAGAAACGTATCCACGTGATGAGTTATTGCAAGCCAAAGAAACTGAGTTACTTGATGTTGCTATGGGTGTTTTGCAAGTACAAGAACGAGATATGTGTCGTTTATTTGTTCGTAAAGACGTCTATGGTCGTTTTTTATCTTGCATGGTTTATGTACCGCGTGAGCGTTATAACACGGCACTTCGTCGTGAAACGCAACAGATCTTGGGACGTGCATTCCAAACATCAAAAAAAGTTGAGTTTACAACTTTCTTCTCTGAATCCATTTTAGCCCGTACTCACTACACAGTGAGACTGGACGACAACAATATCGAATATAATGTGAAAGACATCGAACATAATTTAATTGAAGCTGCCCGTACTTGGGAAGACAAACTTGGTTCTGCCTTAATAGAAGTTGCTGGCGAAGCCCGTGGTAATGAACTGATCCGTAAATACGCAAGTGCATTTTCTAGTTCTTATAAAGAGCAAGTTTTACCAAGTGCCGCTGTCGTTGATATCGAAAAATTAGAAGCATTGAATGATGACAACACCTTAGAAATGTTGTTTTATCGTCCACAAGAAGAATCGAACTCTAATATGGTTCGTTTAAGCTTGTTCCATAAAGACGTACCAATTCATTTATCTGACGTGATGCCAATGCTTGAAAATTTTGGTTTGCGTGTGATTGGTGAAACGCCTTATGCAGTTAAAACCAGCGATGGCCAAATAAACTGGGTGATGGACTTTAGCATGTTGTTAACTAAAAACGTGTCTGACTTTGATAAAAGCTCAGTTCGTTTCCAAAAAGCGTTAACAAATGTATGGCATAACCGTTTAGAAAATGATGGTTTTAATCGTTTAGTACTTGCCGGTGGTTTAACTGGTCGCGAAGCTTCGATTATGCGTGCTTACGCTAAATACATGCGTCAAATTGGTGTG includes the following:
- a CDS encoding DUF2835 domain-containing protein, translating into MFEFFFTINLSYEKCLGYYHGTIKQIQVTSDEGKKIRLPAERFRPFITSIGIRGRYRLRLTETHQFISLEKIG
- a CDS encoding DUF1302 domain-containing protein, whose product is MIKRPLFVKNKLALGITAACLAFSSQHLSAASFQLGEFDVTFDSTFSYGASMRVEERDFAQIGKSNHPRFDWTGYNAAYNTIYSSSDVWAQPGSYSNNGDAGNLNFDKGDTFSQLLKGTHELNIRKDNFGFFTRFMYFYDLELMDGDRAYSNPTSGKQVDPCADKQAKEQVCTDLRLLDAFAYADFDLNDGQNPLSIRIGQQVVNWGESTLISHGINVNPVDIDRLKAPGAELKEAFIPVGVVWASLGLTENLTLEAYYQYQWNETRLPVTGTYFSTNDFASVNGYQSNVQLGFTSNPDIDLEHLTTNLNSLYAQWGAALQAQGIEPQSAAAQKLLANMYLAYPTKVALKGKGDAGIKEPSDSGQFGVKLGWFSPELNDTEFALYYINYHSSRPLISGQASDFTQASLAKDLNMIATTKITEDNVTQLGAFTKAILEYPEDIKLFGLSFNTNVGNTAFAGEFAYRQDEPLQIDDVELLYAGMAEQLAVAGIRPEFAEISQIETVAPGSIAKGYVTSDTMQLQFTATHLFGPSLGADSWALLGEIGGVTINDMPSYDEMRLNVAGTGRSGTMVGVAGQDYTLLHQAVSNGVETNPFPSASAWGYRLVAKGDYNNVFSGVNFSPRVVFSHDVNGITPDPMYLFVEDRKSLGINMNFNYQNAWSVDFSYNSFWGGGQTNNFADRDYVSFNIKYSI
- a CDS encoding DUF1329 domain-containing protein, with amino-acid sequence MIKKPTLIAVALCSLFASSAAMAKLTPEEVARLGADLTPLGAEKAGNADGSIPSWEGGITKTPENYTVGMHHPDPFKADAVQFTIDKSNLDKYKSLLSPGQIAMFETYPETFKMNVYQTRRSASYPQFIYDATKQYSVNAELIEEGNGIKNTAIGIPFPIPKTGLEVIWNHILRYRGLSIQRFGGQAAPTASGDYNMVGFDEQLLVKYSEPTATPESLQASNILFKFKQAVTEPARLAGTALLVHETMDQILTPRQAWTYNTGQRRVRRAPNVAYDAPGTASDSLRTTDDFDMFNGSPNRYKWELKGKQEMYIPYNSYKLHSNELKYADILKPGHINPDYVRYEKHRVWVVEANLKESTRHIYKKRVFFIDEDSWQIHIADLYDNRDQLYRVAMAHGVNYYEVPTHWSTLDVYHDLNSRRYLAIGLDNEEKMYDFSQSFNDNEFTSNALRREGLR
- a CDS encoding WD40/YVTN/BNR-like repeat-containing protein: MKFLLNIVLLCCSISVFANDLSPKAAVISPRADKTLLTDIVKTNAGLVVVGKHGVILTSADGETWLQAAVPVQTLLTSVFFIDAEHGWATGHDATILATQDGGLTWQIQHNQPELDKPLLDILFKDKSNGIAIGAYGLFYRTRDGGMHWQSEFQTSLLFDEDKDFLAELKETNPEGYLNEIQAILPHLNQVTATKDQLIMVGEQGLLATSLDFGITWERLDEIYPGSFFDVKELINGDWLAAGLRGNVFLSTDQGENWQSLDNSSHATINKIIVTNTGALLLANNGVMVHYVENQLKVKQFHDAKALVSGAILGNKLVLASEVGIKLEELK
- a CDS encoding efflux RND transporter permease subunit codes for the protein MERLLTRIESVVFRHRLSVILLFIVASCYLMFQASQIKLDASFNKNIPLNHEYMKVYLKHEKQFGGANSVLISVCDARGDIFNPEFFAQLKSVHDQLYFIPGVNRPLVQSIFSPSARFVEVVEDGFAGGPIIPANFVPDEAGLAKVKENIEKANIVGRMIASDYSCAMVTTQLMEVDPSTQEPLDTLALANKLETEIRGKFTTDNVSIHIIGFAKMAGDIADGAKGVVLFFLIAIAFTFVMVWLFCKSLTLTILPVVCSLIAVVWQLGLLSQLGFGLDPMSILVPFLVFAIGVSHGVQMINAIGKKVTEGFSSKMAAEASFRSLLIPGGIALLSDTVGFLTLLSIDIGIIRELAITASLGVAVIIFTNLVLLPVLASYISEKKIASKQGSSAQFDVFREILVKATDKKVARYILFFTVILFGLGMWQAQKMRIGDLHAGAPSLHQDARYNQDTFLITDRYTITVDILKVLVEASPEACTFHDTMDRIDRFQWRMENVAGVQSIVSLSSVAQAVNAGYNEGNLKWQTLPRNTSSLVQATSRVETSSGLLDGNCSVMPLIIFMEDHKAETIERVIDAVKRYSLEEQTDELQFKLASGPVGVMAATNESVAAAQLPMMLYVYGAVIALCLVSFRSVRATIAVVLPLYVVSTLAQALMVHLEIGLTVSTLPVIALGVGIGVDYGIYILSSMSQQLREGMSLTQAYRNALVERGSAVLFTGITLAVGVSTWVFSDLKFQVDMGILLTFMFLVNMLAAILILPAIGTLLWPENKKNSE